In Halictus rubicundus isolate RS-2024b chromosome 5, iyHalRubi1_principal, whole genome shotgun sequence, one genomic interval encodes:
- the LOC143354153 gene encoding dual specificity mitogen-activated protein kinase kinase 4 isoform X1 has translation MTDNRGNFSIPTNQSSSRSFNSLRMEFGPISDVQNEMSEKRRQLKCSFQTQGSEMTLINSTNSSLSNSSGATAACPPISFRPSLPLSLPKLPLRPRPTVPTDTPDKARDKLRMCQSMQSTGKLQLSPNVIYDFTSEDLQDLGEIGRGGFGTVNKMIHRISDTVMAVKRIRSTVDEREQKQLLMDLEVVMKSNECPCIVQFYGALFKEGDCWICMELMDTSLDIFYKFIHEVLKDRIPERILGKITVATVKALNYLKEELRIIHRDVKPSNILLDRHGNIKLCDFGISGQLVDSIARTRDAGCRPYMAPERIDPQRARGYDVRSDVWSLGITLMEIATGYFPYPKWNSVFEQLYQVVQGDPPRLSPNENGNHFTMDFVNFVNTCLIKEETQRPKYNKLLEHPFIRKAEEDTVDVAAYISGVLDNMVLRGLTPFTTNRH, from the exons ATGACTGATAATCGTGGGAATTTCTCTATTCCAACAAATCAAA GTTCCAGCAGATCATTTAATTCTCTACGTATGGAATTTGGACCTATCAGTGACGTTCAGAATGAAATGTCAG AAAAACGAAGACAACTGAAATGTAGTTTTCAAACACAAGGAAGTGAAATGACATTAATTAATTCAACAAATTCTTCCCTTTCCAATTCGAGTGGAGCTACAGCAGCATGTCCACCTAT ATCTTTTCGTCCAAGTTTGCCTTTATCTTTACCAAAACTGCCACTAAGACCACGTCCTACAGTTCCAACAGATACTCCTGATAAAGCAAG GGATAAGTTACGAATGTGTCAGTCCATGCAAAGTACTGGAAAATTACAGCTATCACCGAATGTGATATATGATTTCACAAGTGAAGATCTTCAAGATTTAGGAGAAATAGGACGAGGAGGCTTTGGTACTGTAAATAAGATGATTCATAGGATAAGTGACACTGTTATGGCTGTGAAG AGAATTCGTTCTACAGTGGATGAAAGGGAACAAAAGCAACTTCTAATGGATTTAGAAGTTGTAATGAAATCCAATGAGTGTCCATGCATTGTGCAATTTTATGGTGCTTTATTTAAAGAA GGTGACTGTTGGATTTGCATGGAACTGATGGACACTTCATTggatatattttataaatttattcatGAGGTATTGAAGGATAGAATACCAGAACGTATTTTAGGAAAAATTACTGTTGCCACAGTGAAAGCACTGAATTACCTCAAAGAAGAGTTGAGAATAATCCATAGAGACGTAAAACCTAGCAATATTCTGTTAGACCGACATGGTAATATAAAACTATGCGACTTTGGTATATCAGGACAGTTAGTAGATTCTATTGCACGCACTCGAGACGCTGGATGTAGACCTTACATGGCT CCAGAGAGGATAGATCCTCAACGCGCAAGAGGTTATGACGTGAGGAGCGATGTATGGTCATTGGGAATTACATTGATGGAAATTGCTACGGGTTATTTTCCATATCCCAAGTGGAATTCGGTGTTTGAGCAGCTTTATCAAGTAGTTCAAGGTGACCCGCCACGGTTATCACCCAATGAAAATGGAAACCATTTTACCATGGATTTTGTAAACTTTGTGAACACAtg TTTAATCAAAGAAGAGACACAACGACCGAAGTACAACAAATTATTAGAACATCCCTTTATCAGAAAAGCAGAAGAAGACACAGTAGATGTTGCTGCATATATAAGTGGAGTTCTTGATAACATGGTTCTCAGGGGTTTGACGCCTTTTACCACTAATCGACATTAA
- the LOC143354153 gene encoding dual specificity mitogen-activated protein kinase kinase 4 isoform X2 → MTLINSTNSSLSNSSGATAACPPISFRPSLPLSLPKLPLRPRPTVPTDTPDKARDKLRMCQSMQSTGKLQLSPNVIYDFTSEDLQDLGEIGRGGFGTVNKMIHRISDTVMAVKRIRSTVDEREQKQLLMDLEVVMKSNECPCIVQFYGALFKEGDCWICMELMDTSLDIFYKFIHEVLKDRIPERILGKITVATVKALNYLKEELRIIHRDVKPSNILLDRHGNIKLCDFGISGQLVDSIARTRDAGCRPYMAPERIDPQRARGYDVRSDVWSLGITLMEIATGYFPYPKWNSVFEQLYQVVQGDPPRLSPNENGNHFTMDFVNFVNTCLIKEETQRPKYNKLLEHPFIRKAEEDTVDVAAYISGVLDNMVLRGLTPFTTNRH, encoded by the exons ATGACATTAATTAATTCAACAAATTCTTCCCTTTCCAATTCGAGTGGAGCTACAGCAGCATGTCCACCTAT ATCTTTTCGTCCAAGTTTGCCTTTATCTTTACCAAAACTGCCACTAAGACCACGTCCTACAGTTCCAACAGATACTCCTGATAAAGCAAG GGATAAGTTACGAATGTGTCAGTCCATGCAAAGTACTGGAAAATTACAGCTATCACCGAATGTGATATATGATTTCACAAGTGAAGATCTTCAAGATTTAGGAGAAATAGGACGAGGAGGCTTTGGTACTGTAAATAAGATGATTCATAGGATAAGTGACACTGTTATGGCTGTGAAG AGAATTCGTTCTACAGTGGATGAAAGGGAACAAAAGCAACTTCTAATGGATTTAGAAGTTGTAATGAAATCCAATGAGTGTCCATGCATTGTGCAATTTTATGGTGCTTTATTTAAAGAA GGTGACTGTTGGATTTGCATGGAACTGATGGACACTTCATTggatatattttataaatttattcatGAGGTATTGAAGGATAGAATACCAGAACGTATTTTAGGAAAAATTACTGTTGCCACAGTGAAAGCACTGAATTACCTCAAAGAAGAGTTGAGAATAATCCATAGAGACGTAAAACCTAGCAATATTCTGTTAGACCGACATGGTAATATAAAACTATGCGACTTTGGTATATCAGGACAGTTAGTAGATTCTATTGCACGCACTCGAGACGCTGGATGTAGACCTTACATGGCT CCAGAGAGGATAGATCCTCAACGCGCAAGAGGTTATGACGTGAGGAGCGATGTATGGTCATTGGGAATTACATTGATGGAAATTGCTACGGGTTATTTTCCATATCCCAAGTGGAATTCGGTGTTTGAGCAGCTTTATCAAGTAGTTCAAGGTGACCCGCCACGGTTATCACCCAATGAAAATGGAAACCATTTTACCATGGATTTTGTAAACTTTGTGAACACAtg TTTAATCAAAGAAGAGACACAACGACCGAAGTACAACAAATTATTAGAACATCCCTTTATCAGAAAAGCAGAAGAAGACACAGTAGATGTTGCTGCATATATAAGTGGAGTTCTTGATAACATGGTTCTCAGGGGTTTGACGCCTTTTACCACTAATCGACATTAA
- the Mrps7 gene encoding mitochondrial ribosomal protein S7 gives MKPPLLFCEFCCESAGTVFCTKMALARSLNPLLLQNIKRYTPTNIIQNYSLYPSTYIKPVYKKEDQNQLNKSEEREKVAHLPIRAALTSDTASEFHDEVVRKFTNYIMRKGKKAVARAIVEKTFEHIKMIQLERYNKTAPEHKQFVLLNPIDIFHRAIENCTPMLQLQKIRKGGIVYQVPVPMNDNRARFLSMNWIIQTASEKDCTQTFPSMLAKELIDAANHQGRVIKRKQDIHKQCEANRAYAHFRWI, from the exons ATGAAACCACCATTATTGTTTTGCGAGTTCTGTTGTGAAAGTGCAGGTACAGTTTTCTGTACGAAAATGGCTTTAGCAAGATCATTAAATCCAttattattacagaatataaaaAG ATACACACCAACAAATATTATTCAGAATTACAGTTTATACCCATCTACTTATATAAAACCAGTTTATAAAAAGGAAGACCAAAACCAATTAAATAAAAGTGAAGAAAGGGAAAAAGTAGCTCATCTGCCTATTAGGGCAGCTCTTACTTCTGACACGGCATCTGAATTCCATGATGAAGTCGTTAG GAAGTTTACAAATTATATTATGCGCAAAGGCAAGAAAGCAGTAGCTAGAGCAATAGTGGAAAAAACATTTGAACACATTAAAATGATACAATTAGAACGTTACAATAAGACTGCTCCTGAACATAAGCAATTTGTTTTATTGAATCCAATAGACATTTTTCATCGTGCCATAGAGAATTGTACACCAATGTTGCAACTACAGAAAATAAGGAAAGGTGGAATTGTTTATCAG GTTCCAGTACCAATGAACGATAACAGGGCTAGATTTTTGTCAATGAACTGGATAATTCAAACCGCAAGCGAGAAAGATTGTACCCAAACGTTTCCTTCAATGTTAGCAAAGGAACTAATTGATGCTGCTAATCATCAG GGTCGTGTTATTAAAAGGAAGCAAGATATACATAAGCAGTGTGAAGCAAATCGTGCTTATGCACATTTTAGGTGGATCTAA
- the LOC143354687 gene encoding transmembrane protein 186-like, giving the protein MMQVLFQAKKIMQKIKYPDYEIVYTFPYIKHVSAINVIKRNQTVFTGACTLTCIGARLLDFISTDICLSAIATSSILTISLHVGTIMCNNIIALVYLRKEDHNVILSYSNYWGKRVDLKTDIMNILPLSETPLNICSKFYRILNIKSCQKQLKLIVPYGQIVQEKNFVNIFGMYD; this is encoded by the exons atgatgcaggttctgttccaagcTAAAAAGAtaatgcagaaaa TAAAATATCCTGATTATGAAATAGTCTATACTTTTCCATACATTAAACATGTTTCCGCTATAAACGTAATAAAGCGTAATCAAACTGTGTTTACTGGAGCGTGTACCTTAACATGTATAGGTGCGCGGTTGTTAGATTTTATTTCAACGGATATTTGTTTATCAGCCATAGCTACTA GTAGTATATTAACAATTTCTCTTCATGTGGGCACTATAATGTGCAATAATATTATTGCACTTGTATATTTAAGAAAAGAAGATCACaatgtaatattatcgtattcCAATTATTGGGGTAAAAGGGTGGATTTAAAAACTGATATTATGAATATTTTACCTCTATCAGAAACTCCTTTAAATATTTGTTCTAAGTTCTATAGAATATTGAACATTAAGTCATGTCAAAAACAATTGAAATTAATTGTACCATATGGACAAATAgttcaagaaaaaaattttgtaaatatatttggTATGTACGACTGA